From the genome of Vicugna pacos unplaced genomic scaffold, VicPac4 scaffold_392, whole genome shotgun sequence, one region includes:
- the LOC140695556 gene encoding heat shock transcription factor, Y-linked-like — MLFEMAHISSEIQDVPPKDGPTDSGNPGRSLSCDQTFSGDLDLRCMIEENAFQTLSEKSLIKRPCYTHCVLEPDEDNDFRSLTFPRKLWKMAGSDQFKSIWWDDNGTSIVIDEDVFKKEVLERKAPFRIFETGSMKSLVRQLNLYGFSKVRQKCQRSACLVDFLAEEKEASVLSKLQFYHNPNFKRGCPQLLVRIKRRVGIKNASLVSLLARDFNKKHFKGGSNVDKNNSDFVADTSGESAFLPSADLNMPLIRKPSIGHIICDKTTPLRGDFSPPSSTSVRPPENIAVEQLAILNQLTTVHGHSQSSYTEANGRVVNFITTTNSTSQYSILSPLQSNYFGLMVEPSYFPNRYHNISANEGRFCKLQPLSNPRFPVPVIADTSATSISRPTHQTSSVYERHPNYN, encoded by the exons atgttatttgagatggcacatatttcttcagaaattcaagatgtgcctcctaaagatggaccaactgattcaggaaaccccggtagatctctatcgtgtgatcaaacattctctggggacttggacttgaggtgtatgattgaagaaaatgcttttcagactttgtctgaaaaatccttgataaaaagaccatgttacacacattgtgtcttggaaccagatgaagataatgattttcgttctctgacatttccaagaaaactctggaaaatggctgggagtgaccaatttaaatccatctggtgggatgataatggaacttccatagttattgatgaagatgtctttaagaaggaagttttggaaagaaaggcccctttcagaatatttgaaactggaagtatgaaaagtttagttagacagcttaacctttatgggtttagtaaagtgcggcagaaatgtcaaagatctgcttgtctagttgactttctggcagaagaaaaagaagcctctgttttaagcaag ctgcagttctaccataatccaaattttaaacgaggctgtcctcagcttttagtgagaataaaaagaagagttgggattaaaaatgcctctctggtgtctttattggctcgagatttcaacaagaagcactttaaaggaggaagtaatgttgataaaaataattctgattttgtggctgacactagtggagaaagtgcatttttaccttctgcagatttaaacatgcctctaataagaaagccctctattggccacataatttgtgataaaactaccccgctcagaggtgatttttctcctccatcatcaacatcagttagaccaccagaaaatattgcagtggaacaactagctattttaaatcagttgaccactgtccatgggcactctcaaagcagctacactgaagcaaatggccgtgttgtgaacttcattacaactacaaattctacttctcaatacagcattttgtcccccttacagagcaattattttggactgatggtggagccttcttattttccaaatagatatcacaacatatctgccaatgaaggtcgtttttgtaaACTTCAACCTTTGagtaacccacggtttccagtgccagtgatagctgatacatcagctacttctatttcaaggccaactcatcagacatcttcagtttatgaacgtcatcctaattacaactga